The Haloplanus salinarum genome includes a region encoding these proteins:
- a CDS encoding UxaA family hydrolase, translating to MKGEVLGGCGLHMAAEDNVVTAIDDLTAGTTIPYDGERIEVVEDVPFGHKVALVAFEPGDAVVKYDEVIGQATEAIAPGEWVHTHNAESRRGRGDVAEAEGEVA from the coding sequence ATGAAAGGCGAAGTGCTCGGGGGGTGTGGCCTCCACATGGCCGCCGAGGACAACGTGGTCACGGCCATCGACGACCTGACGGCCGGTACGACGATTCCGTACGACGGCGAACGGATCGAAGTCGTCGAGGACGTCCCGTTCGGGCACAAGGTGGCCCTGGTCGCGTTCGAGCCCGGCGACGCCGTCGTCAAGTACGACGAGGTCATCGGTCAGGCGACCGAGGCCATCGCGCCGGGCGAGTGGGTCCACACGCACAACGCCGAGAGCCGGCGCGGGCGCGGCGACGTCGCCGAGGCCGAGGGGGAGGTGGCCTGA
- a CDS encoding UxaA family hydrolase: MSTFEGYRRSDGPAGVRNYVAVLPVSIAASAIADEIADRAGENVRSTPHQMGRDPPAAAREQIERTLTGVGRNPNVGAALVVGFGTERIDADEIADGVAAAGRPVETLSVREAGGTTAAVEAGTEAAGDLWSEIGDCRRVECDVSELRFGVECGGSDATSGIAANPAVGVACDRLVEDGGTATFSETPEFIGAEHILAERCVDESVRERLLERVDRRESAAELMGVDLRGAQPTPGNQEGGLTTIEEKSLGAITKGGTTPVRGIVDYAEELPVGGGLVLMDTPGYDVESVVGKVAGGAQVVAFTTGRGSTTGNPIAPVIKVTGNPKTAERLANNMDVDASTVLDGESLDDVGDRIYETLQSVASGERTAAERRRLEEFAINELQPNELAELRGGV; the protein is encoded by the coding sequence ATGTCGACTTTCGAGGGCTACCGACGGTCAGACGGCCCTGCAGGCGTCAGGAACTACGTCGCGGTGTTGCCGGTATCGATCGCGGCGTCGGCCATCGCCGACGAGATCGCCGACCGCGCGGGGGAGAACGTCCGGTCTACCCCACACCAGATGGGGCGGGATCCGCCCGCGGCCGCCAGGGAGCAGATCGAGCGCACGCTCACGGGCGTGGGGCGAAACCCCAACGTGGGCGCGGCGCTCGTCGTCGGCTTCGGCACCGAGCGGATCGACGCCGACGAGATCGCGGACGGCGTCGCCGCCGCCGGGCGGCCGGTCGAGACGCTCTCGGTCAGGGAGGCCGGCGGGACCACCGCCGCCGTCGAGGCCGGGACCGAGGCTGCCGGCGACCTGTGGAGCGAGATCGGCGACTGCCGGCGCGTCGAGTGTGACGTGAGCGAACTCCGGTTCGGCGTCGAGTGTGGCGGCTCGGACGCGACCAGCGGCATCGCCGCGAACCCGGCGGTCGGCGTCGCCTGCGACCGCCTCGTCGAGGACGGCGGCACCGCGACGTTCTCGGAGACCCCCGAGTTCATCGGCGCCGAGCACATCCTCGCGGAGCGCTGTGTCGACGAGTCGGTCCGGGAACGGCTCCTCGAACGCGTCGACCGACGGGAGTCGGCGGCGGAACTGATGGGCGTCGACCTCCGTGGGGCCCAGCCCACCCCCGGCAACCAGGAGGGCGGCCTGACGACCATCGAGGAGAAGAGCCTCGGAGCGATCACCAAGGGCGGGACGACGCCGGTCCGCGGCATCGTCGACTACGCCGAGGAGCTTCCGGTCGGCGGCGGACTGGTCCTGATGGACACGCCGGGCTACGACGTCGAGAGCGTCGTCGGCAAGGTAGCCGGGGGCGCCCAGGTCGTCGCCTTCACCACCGGTCGCGGCTCGACGACCGGCAACCCCATCGCGCCGGTCATCAAGGTGACCGGGAACCCGAAGACGGCCGAGCGCCTCGCGAACAACATGGACGTCGACGCGAGCACGGTCCTCGACGGCGAGTCGCTCGACGACGTGGGCGACCGCATCTACGAGACCCTCCAGTCGGTCGCGAGCGGCGAGCGGACGGCCGCCGAGCGTCGCCGCCTCGAGGAGTTCGCGATCAACGAACTCCAGCCCAACGAACTCGCGGAACTGCGGGGTGGGGTATGA
- a CDS encoding ABC transporter substrate-binding protein produces the protein MTDDTIGRRKMLQALGVASGMTLAGCGGSGGDGGDGGDGGGGGSGDGGGGSADLGERVPSIIFNYWSDEGPLTNFFEDATSIIQNDIQDLGVELELNPTSLSAGINGESQDTREWHFSYGGYELRPARLDPRELTLKYHIHAAGQNSNWNPSNYANCEYSEYANQHLTAGSREERQELVNQAHSILSEDVGIIPTVVRMQYGAMRTDTIDVAGVGEMGLMETGIIPLIKSSPTGDNDSLVTNVPAIWLDTTIYQQATGASPIYGFSNTVYSPLLMYNENFELVTCLAESYEVSDDGQQLTFTLRDATFHNGDQITAEDVKWTFEFLAEQARSGAYPWATDPGYESIEVVDDSTVRFNMEGPTPTMETVLIPSWGILSKDAWQEAGAEENPTDFDDPWVGSGPYQITSFEQGQLMGMEPFSDHPKFDPEGDLVFQVFDSSQSAYRAFTNNELNVLLTTTPSLADRIKSDMGDSARVITTQGFTPYFISPQCQFGPSKFREFRMAFSQMIDRDNINQTSLYGDSEATMYADPFTSSHPWYPGDDNLTRIAESPSANVEAARQLLEDEGWGWDGDGNLHYPPDADLEPQWPQGSQPADDADQFPCVSELENPFA, from the coding sequence ATGACAGACGACACCATCGGTCGAAGAAAGATGCTACAGGCGCTCGGCGTCGCCTCGGGTATGACCCTCGCGGGCTGTGGCGGATCCGGCGGTGACGGCGGCGACGGCGGCGACGGCGGCGGTGGCGGCAGTGGCGACGGCGGCGGCGGTAGCGCCGACCTGGGCGAACGCGTGCCGTCGATAATCTTCAACTACTGGTCCGACGAAGGGCCGCTGACCAACTTCTTCGAGGACGCGACCTCGATCATTCAGAACGACATTCAGGACCTCGGCGTGGAGTTGGAGCTCAACCCGACATCGCTCTCGGCCGGGATCAACGGCGAAAGCCAGGACACCCGGGAGTGGCACTTCTCGTACGGCGGCTACGAGCTCCGACCGGCGCGTCTGGATCCGCGGGAGCTGACCCTCAAATATCACATCCACGCGGCGGGGCAGAACTCGAACTGGAACCCGTCGAACTACGCCAACTGCGAGTACTCCGAGTACGCGAACCAACATCTCACCGCCGGCTCCCGCGAGGAGCGACAGGAACTCGTCAACCAGGCACACAGTATCCTCTCGGAGGACGTCGGGATCATCCCGACCGTGGTCCGAATGCAGTACGGGGCCATGCGAACGGACACCATCGACGTGGCCGGGGTCGGTGAGATGGGGCTGATGGAGACCGGTATCATCCCGCTCATCAAGTCGTCGCCGACCGGCGACAACGACAGCCTCGTGACGAACGTCCCCGCCATCTGGCTGGACACCACGATCTACCAGCAGGCGACCGGTGCGAGCCCCATATACGGCTTCTCCAACACGGTGTACTCGCCGCTGTTGATGTACAACGAGAACTTCGAGTTGGTGACCTGCCTCGCCGAGAGTTACGAGGTGTCCGACGACGGCCAGCAGCTCACGTTCACGCTTCGTGACGCCACCTTCCACAACGGGGATCAGATCACCGCCGAGGACGTCAAGTGGACGTTCGAGTTCCTGGCCGAACAGGCACGAAGCGGCGCGTACCCCTGGGCGACGGATCCCGGATACGAATCCATCGAGGTGGTCGACGACTCGACGGTCCGGTTCAACATGGAGGGCCCGACGCCGACGATGGAGACGGTGCTGATCCCGTCGTGGGGCATCCTGTCGAAGGACGCGTGGCAGGAGGCTGGGGCCGAGGAGAACCCCACGGACTTCGACGACCCCTGGGTCGGGTCGGGTCCGTACCAGATCACGTCGTTCGAGCAGGGTCAACTGATGGGAATGGAGCCGTTCTCGGACCATCCCAAGTTCGATCCCGAGGGTGATCTGGTGTTCCAGGTGTTCGACAGCAGTCAATCGGCGTACCGTGCGTTCACCAACAACGAGTTGAACGTCCTCCTGACGACGACTCCCTCGCTGGCCGACCGAATCAAAAGCGACATGGGCGACTCCGCACGGGTCATCACGACACAGGGGTTCACGCCGTACTTCATCTCCCCGCAGTGTCAGTTCGGTCCCAGCAAGTTCCGCGAATTCCGGATGGCGTTCTCCCAGATGATCGACCGCGACAACATCAACCAGACGTCGCTGTACGGGGACTCCGAGGCGACGATGTACGCCGACCCGTTCACGAGCAGCCATCCCTGGTATCCGGGAGACGACAACCTCACACGGATCGCGGAGTCGCCGAGCGCGAACGTGGAGGCGGCCAGACAGCTCCTCGAGGACGAGGGCTGGGGCTGGGACGGCGACGGTAACCTCCACTACCCCCCGGACGCCGACCTCGAACCCCAGTGGCCACAGGGATCACAGCCCGCGGACGACGCCGATCAGTTCCCCTGCGTCTCGGAGCTCGAGAACCCCTTCGCGTGA
- a CDS encoding helix-turn-helix domain-containing protein, whose translation MRVRSDRADAIEEFVTRFGDHDRSIMIDTFGQQSQTRYITTHIEYDEDNPSISTLVQRNQFYHRGVVPVSRGIEHWIVYTDEFDDVTRLIDDVEANDNSIEKYRIREIGNGEPIESFEYSTVLSKLTTKQQSVFETALESGYYSDDEKTTLEDLAEEIGLHQTTVWEHLSKAENTILTEVGTRLFADDDDGRSPQLINT comes from the coding sequence TTGAGGGTTCGAAGCGACAGGGCCGACGCGATCGAGGAGTTCGTGACCCGGTTCGGCGACCACGACCGGTCGATCATGATCGACACGTTCGGTCAGCAGAGTCAGACACGGTACATCACGACTCACATCGAATACGACGAGGACAATCCGAGCATCTCGACGCTGGTTCAGCGAAACCAGTTCTATCATCGGGGCGTGGTTCCGGTGAGCAGGGGCATCGAACACTGGATCGTCTATACCGACGAGTTCGACGACGTGACACGGCTGATCGACGACGTCGAGGCCAACGACAACTCGATAGAGAAATACCGAATTCGCGAGATCGGGAACGGGGAGCCGATAGAGTCCTTCGAGTACTCGACGGTCCTGTCGAAGCTGACGACGAAACAACAGTCGGTCTTCGAGACGGCGCTCGAATCGGGATATTATTCGGACGACGAGAAGACCACCCTCGAGGACCTCGCCGAGGAGATCGGCCTCCACCAGACGACGGTGTGGGAGCATCTCAGCAAGGCGGAGAACACGATCCTGACCGAGGTCGGTACGCGACTGTTCGCCGACGACGACGACGGTCGGTCGCCCCAACTCATCAATACGTAG
- a CDS encoding ABC transporter permease, whose product MSQAKYILKRTAITAVLIYLVASALFLFFRFMPGSYSSIMLQQGLGPEQIAVLERKWGLNQPLHVQYLNYIRNMLSADVGQSFVYGTNVWELVRPRMLNSFILIAPAVTVSYLVGGVLGAAMGNNRGTRFEKYGIVVVSTFKTVPVFLSGIILLTIFASQFDVFPSSGMLSTETTRALSGQPFYAMFGTADFWMHYFLPFVTVMTFFITLPSLIMRTNVVETLGQDFLYYHRITGLNRSLKFKKLIKHASLPVITLYPVSMTRALGGMVLVEVVFNWPGIGKLLVDSVLARDYPVVQFVFIVAAIWVIIGNYVIDILYSVIDPRVAIKSEE is encoded by the coding sequence ATGAGTCAAGCAAAATACATTCTCAAGCGAACCGCCATCACAGCCGTACTCATCTATCTCGTCGCCTCGGCGCTCTTTCTGTTCTTCCGGTTCATGCCCGGGAGCTACTCGAGCATCATGCTCCAGCAGGGACTCGGTCCCGAACAGATCGCGGTGCTCGAACGGAAGTGGGGGCTCAACCAACCCCTCCACGTACAGTATCTGAACTACATCCGCAACATGCTGTCGGCCGACGTCGGCCAGTCGTTCGTCTACGGGACGAACGTGTGGGAACTCGTCCGCCCGCGTATGCTGAACTCGTTCATCCTGATCGCGCCGGCGGTGACGGTCTCGTATCTCGTCGGCGGCGTGCTCGGCGCCGCGATGGGGAACAACCGCGGAACGCGCTTCGAGAAGTACGGCATCGTCGTCGTCTCCACGTTCAAGACGGTGCCGGTCTTTCTCTCCGGGATCATCCTGCTGACGATATTCGCCTCGCAGTTCGACGTCTTCCCGTCTTCCGGGATGCTCTCCACCGAGACGACCCGAGCGCTGAGCGGCCAACCCTTCTACGCGATGTTCGGCACGGCCGACTTCTGGATGCATTACTTCCTGCCGTTCGTGACGGTGATGACCTTCTTCATCACGCTACCCTCGCTCATCATGCGAACTAACGTGGTCGAGACCCTCGGACAGGACTTCCTGTACTACCACCGCATCACCGGTCTCAACCGGTCGCTCAAGTTCAAGAAGCTGATCAAGCACGCCTCGCTCCCCGTCATCACCCTCTATCCGGTCTCCATGACGCGTGCGCTGGGCGGGATGGTGCTCGTGGAGGTCGTCTTCAACTGGCCGGGGATCGGAAAACTCCTCGTGGATTCGGTTCTCGCCCGGGACTATCCGGTCGTCCAGTTCGTGTTCATCGTCGCCGCGATCTGGGTCATCATCGGGAACTACGTCATCGACATCCTGTACAGCGTCATCGACCCGCGTGTCGCGATCAAAAGCGAGGAGTGA
- a CDS encoding oligopeptide/dipeptide ABC transporter ATP-binding protein: MSADDPVLELRNLSKHFDAASGLREKVTNQLLRRESPKIRAVDDVSLSLSENQVQGVIGESGCGKSTLLRTLIGLYEPTGGELVFDGRSTASFDKEDWKEFRRRVRIIFQDPFNSLNPKFTVRNVLREPLAIHGFDDKEERIRRTLERVELDPPEQYLDRYQHQLSGGEKQRVSIARALITEPDVILADEPVSMLDVSTQAAVLELLDDLSTNLGVSMVYVSHDLSTVSYVCDRVNVMYLGRVVERADTKDIVGDPKHPYTQALIKAIPVPDPLHDREHTELRGEPGDPVDMPVGCRFKDRCPERMEICDQKPRFVDPDADEHRVACHLYYDHDDHDSSMDPTPAQVDD; the protein is encoded by the coding sequence ATGAGTGCCGACGACCCGGTCCTCGAGCTCCGAAACCTCAGCAAGCATTTCGACGCGGCGTCGGGTCTCCGCGAGAAGGTCACGAACCAGCTCCTGCGGCGGGAGAGTCCGAAGATCCGTGCCGTCGACGACGTCTCGCTGTCCCTCTCGGAGAACCAGGTCCAGGGGGTGATCGGCGAGAGCGGCTGTGGAAAGAGTACGCTGTTGCGGACGCTGATCGGTCTGTACGAACCGACGGGCGGGGAACTGGTCTTCGATGGGCGATCCACGGCCTCGTTCGACAAGGAGGACTGGAAGGAGTTCCGGCGACGCGTTCGGATCATCTTTCAGGACCCCTTCAACTCGCTCAATCCGAAATTCACGGTCAGGAACGTGCTGAGAGAACCCCTCGCGATCCACGGGTTCGACGACAAGGAGGAACGCATCCGACGGACCCTGGAACGGGTGGAACTCGACCCGCCGGAGCAGTATCTGGATCGCTACCAGCATCAACTCTCCGGCGGGGAGAAACAGCGCGTCTCGATCGCACGGGCGCTCATCACCGAGCCCGACGTCATCCTGGCCGACGAGCCGGTCTCGATGTTGGACGTCTCCACCCAGGCCGCAGTCCTCGAACTACTCGACGACCTGTCGACGAACCTCGGCGTGTCGATGGTGTACGTCTCCCACGACCTCTCGACGGTCTCCTACGTCTGTGACCGTGTCAACGTGATGTACCTCGGACGGGTCGTCGAGCGCGCGGACACGAAGGATATCGTCGGGGACCCGAAGCATCCGTACACGCAGGCGCTCATCAAGGCGATTCCGGTCCCGGACCCGCTCCACGACCGGGAGCACACGGAGCTTCGCGGCGAGCCGGGCGATCCGGTCGATATGCCCGTGGGGTGTCGGTTCAAGGATCGATGTCCGGAGCGAATGGAGATCTGTGACCAGAAACCGCGGTTCGTCGACCCCGACGCGGACGAACACCGCGTCGCGTGTCACCTCTACTACGATCACGACGACCATGATAGCTCGATGGATCCCACCCCGGCACAGGTCGATGACTGA
- a CDS encoding ABC transporter ATP-binding protein, translating to MTEPVLEIEDLTITYRTEEGEGDVHAVTDASFSIDENEYFGLVGESGCGKSTIAKSIIGGLDENGEITSGTIKIHGEEVQDYSEAEFNGSVRWEEVALIPQASMNSLDPLTRVSDQAVQIAQAHTSMTETEVLDHFEELFEVVGLPESRIHDYPHQFSGGMQQRALIAMSLLLKPSLIIADEPTTALDVIMQDQILKHLNELRDDWDISMLLITHDISVVFENCQSIAVMHGGQVAETGETVDIFLEPRHPYTILLQQAFPDIRDPDSELSVIEGTPPQLRAAVDHCTFADRCPWSVEECRAGAPPQESVEDDPTHRVACIRSSEMTELAADELQKRERYRSERRDEHPTTPQGTNEGEP from the coding sequence ATGACGGAACCAGTTCTCGAAATCGAAGACCTGACGATCACGTACCGAACCGAAGAGGGCGAAGGCGACGTCCACGCCGTCACGGACGCGTCGTTTTCCATCGACGAAAACGAGTACTTCGGGTTGGTCGGGGAGAGCGGCTGTGGGAAGAGCACGATCGCGAAGTCGATCATCGGCGGTCTGGACGAGAACGGTGAGATCACTTCGGGGACGATCAAGATCCACGGCGAGGAGGTTCAGGACTACTCCGAGGCGGAGTTCAACGGATCCGTTCGGTGGGAGGAAGTCGCGCTCATCCCACAGGCGTCGATGAACAGCCTCGATCCGCTCACCCGCGTGAGCGACCAGGCGGTTCAGATCGCCCAGGCCCACACGTCGATGACCGAAACGGAGGTGCTCGATCACTTCGAGGAACTCTTCGAGGTCGTCGGGTTGCCCGAGAGTCGCATCCACGACTACCCCCACCAGTTCTCCGGCGGGATGCAACAGCGGGCCCTCATCGCGATGTCGCTCCTGTTGAAACCGTCGCTGATCATCGCGGACGAGCCGACGACGGCGCTCGACGTGATCATGCAGGACCAGATCCTCAAGCATCTCAACGAGTTGCGCGACGATTGGGACATCAGCATGCTGCTGATCACCCACGACATCTCCGTCGTGTTCGAGAACTGCCAATCGATCGCAGTGATGCACGGGGGCCAGGTCGCGGAGACCGGCGAGACGGTGGATATCTTTCTCGAACCCCGGCACCCCTACACGATCCTCCTCCAGCAGGCGTTCCCGGACATCCGCGATCCAGACAGCGAGTTGAGTGTCATCGAGGGGACACCACCCCAGTTGCGAGCGGCGGTCGATCACTGCACGTTCGCCGACCGGTGCCCCTGGAGCGTCGAGGAGTGTCGTGCGGGCGCACCGCCGCAAGAATCGGTCGAGGACGATCCGACCCACCGCGTGGCGTGTATCCGCAGTTCGGAGATGACCGAGCTCGCGGCCGACGAACTCCAAAAGCGGGAACGATACCGCTCGGAACGGCGTGACGAGCACCCCACGACGCCACAGGGAACCAACGAGGGCGAACCATGA
- a CDS encoding ABC transporter permease, which translates to MKYVDSLRRLGRSSSLRKVRDHYLVRNFRAGIGELLSERITKVAFFVAVFVLLLGIFGPMVAPYDYDAQQYDESGELERLESPSVSHPLGTTERGKDVLSRVLYGARPTVIIGLLGGGTMLTIGATVGITAGYVGGVVESALMRFTDFVYGIPFIPFAIVLLTFFETGFYTAILVIGLILWRAIARILRSQVLQLKERQYIMAAKTSGASTPRIIAKHIIPNVASMAALFFAMGIGLAILKQAGLAFLGMTDPFLPAWGTMIRNAYDSGLASEAWWWTLSPGAMISITVLSVYLIGRGYEATGGQDAELG; encoded by the coding sequence ATGAAGTACGTCGACTCGCTGCGCCGATTGGGCCGATCGAGCTCCCTACGGAAGGTACGCGATCACTACCTGGTGCGGAACTTTCGTGCCGGGATCGGGGAACTCCTCTCGGAACGGATCACGAAGGTGGCGTTTTTCGTCGCGGTGTTCGTCCTGCTTCTGGGTATCTTCGGTCCGATGGTGGCCCCGTACGACTACGACGCCCAGCAGTACGACGAAAGCGGGGAGCTGGAACGACTCGAATCACCCTCGGTGTCACATCCGTTGGGGACCACGGAGCGCGGCAAGGACGTCCTCTCGCGGGTCCTCTACGGAGCACGTCCCACGGTGATCATCGGCCTCCTCGGTGGCGGAACCATGCTCACCATCGGTGCCACGGTCGGCATCACCGCCGGGTACGTCGGGGGTGTGGTCGAGAGCGCGCTGATGCGATTCACCGACTTCGTCTACGGCATTCCCTTCATTCCGTTCGCGATCGTCCTGTTGACCTTCTTCGAGACGGGGTTCTATACGGCCATTCTGGTGATCGGACTCATCCTGTGGCGGGCCATCGCCCGCATCCTCCGATCACAGGTGCTCCAGCTCAAGGAGCGACAGTACATCATGGCGGCCAAGACGAGCGGTGCGAGTACGCCACGCATCATCGCGAAACACATCATCCCCAACGTCGCGAGTATGGCCGCCCTGTTTTTCGCGATGGGTATCGGCCTCGCGATCCTCAAGCAGGCGGGACTCGCGTTTCTGGGGATGACCGATCCGTTCCTCCCGGCGTGGGGGACGATGATACGGAACGCCTACGACTCCGGGTTGGCCTCGGAGGCGTGGTGGTGGACGCTCTCCCCGGGAGCCATGATCTCGATAACGGTGCTCTCGGTGTATCTCATCGGACGAGGCTACGAAGCGACGGGTGGGCAAGACGCGGAACTCGGCTAA
- a CDS encoding thioredoxin family protein, whose amino-acid sequence MEPERLLGALRRSGIVEDDGGSIELTEPFHERRSAVRTELAAGNDPIDEQLVAACAGVESDTDAETAERHLLATASAIGRMTDLSTDATAAAAIAVRRVERSPATDGAPEGFTALRGEEVGAFLASNPTAVLYFWGYDCDPCDSVRTTFETLRANGAIPDDVALAAVCSEDCHAAVGDRYQVAVVPTVIFCADGRPDSRIVGIDNRAAFRSELEIIADG is encoded by the coding sequence ATGGAACCAGAGAGACTGTTGGGTGCGCTTCGAAGATCGGGAATCGTCGAGGACGACGGCGGTTCGATCGAACTGACGGAGCCCTTTCACGAACGGCGCAGCGCCGTCCGGACGGAGCTGGCGGCAGGGAACGATCCGATCGACGAGCAACTCGTGGCGGCCTGTGCCGGCGTGGAATCCGACACGGACGCCGAGACTGCGGAGCGTCACCTCCTCGCGACCGCATCGGCGATCGGCCGGATGACCGACCTGTCGACGGATGCGACGGCCGCCGCGGCCATCGCGGTGAGGCGGGTCGAACGTTCCCCCGCCACGGACGGGGCTCCGGAGGGATTCACCGCCCTCCGCGGTGAGGAGGTCGGTGCGTTCCTCGCCAGCAATCCGACCGCAGTCCTCTACTTCTGGGGATACGACTGTGATCCCTGTGATTCGGTCCGGACGACGTTCGAGACGTTGCGAGCGAACGGCGCGATCCCCGACGACGTCGCACTGGCGGCCGTCTGTAGCGAGGACTGCCACGCGGCTGTCGGGGACCGCTATCAGGTCGCCGTCGTGCCGACAGTGATCTTCTGTGCCGACGGGCGGCCGGACTCGCGGATCGTCGGGATCGACAACCGGGCGGCGTTTCGCTCCGAGCTGGAGATCATCGCCGACGGGTGA
- a CDS encoding A/G-specific adenine glycosylase, producing MSEDVVPADSELEAVRSALVEWYETDHREFPWRRTTDPYEILVSEVMSQQTQLDRVVDAWAAFLDRWPTVDDLASADRSEVVAFWSDQRLGYNNRARYLHEAAGQIVDEFDGEWPERPADLEALMGVGPYTANAVASFAFDAGDAVVDTNVKRVLYRAFGVEDDDEEFDRVASELMPAGESRVWNNAIMELGGVACGKTPKCDAAGCPWRRWCHAYETGDFTAPDVPTQPSFEGSRRQKRGRVVAALSDREAMPLDELGPKVRVDYAPDGEHGREWLRELLADLDDDGLVAVERRDGEEVARLRE from the coding sequence ATGAGCGAGGACGTCGTCCCCGCGGACAGTGAGCTGGAGGCCGTCCGCTCGGCGCTCGTCGAGTGGTACGAGACGGACCACCGCGAGTTCCCCTGGCGGCGGACGACCGATCCCTACGAGATCCTCGTCTCCGAGGTGATGAGCCAGCAGACCCAACTCGACCGCGTCGTCGACGCCTGGGCGGCCTTCCTCGATCGCTGGCCGACCGTCGACGACTTGGCGTCCGCCGACCGGAGCGAGGTGGTCGCGTTCTGGTCCGACCAGCGGCTGGGCTACAACAACCGCGCGCGGTACCTTCACGAGGCGGCCGGACAGATCGTCGACGAGTTCGACGGCGAGTGGCCCGAGCGCCCCGCGGATCTTGAGGCGCTGATGGGTGTCGGCCCCTACACGGCCAACGCCGTGGCGAGTTTCGCGTTCGACGCCGGCGACGCCGTCGTCGACACCAACGTCAAGCGGGTGCTCTACCGCGCGTTCGGTGTCGAGGACGACGACGAAGAGTTCGATCGGGTCGCGAGCGAACTGATGCCCGCCGGCGAGTCACGGGTCTGGAACAACGCCATCATGGAACTCGGCGGCGTCGCCTGTGGGAAGACGCCGAAGTGCGACGCGGCCGGCTGTCCCTGGCGGCGCTGGTGTCACGCCTACGAGACGGGGGATTTCACCGCGCCCGACGTGCCGACACAGCCGAGTTTCGAGGGGAGCCGACGGCAGAAACGCGGCCGGGTCGTCGCGGCCCTCTCGGATCGCGAGGCGATGCCGCTGGACGAACTCGGCCCGAAGGTGCGCGTCGACTACGCGCCCGACGGCGAACACGGCCGGGAGTGGCTCCGGGAGTTGCTCGCCGACCTCGACGACGACGGCCTCGTCGCGGTCGAGCGGCGGGACGGCGAGGAAGTCGCCCGACTCCGGGAGTGA
- a CDS encoding MaoC/PaaZ C-terminal domain-containing protein, with protein MTVFLDDIDRWDGESYGTYEVTEAEILEFAERYDPQWFHTDPDRAAGSMYGNLIASGWHTGAMSMRLFVDGFLAETATVGAKGLDRLRWPAPVVPGDELTVHSSIHGVDEETDEYGVVRWGVETTAGTKTVLAIEALVLVSKA; from the coding sequence ATGACGGTCTTCCTGGACGATATCGACCGCTGGGACGGCGAGTCGTACGGCACCTACGAGGTCACCGAGGCCGAGATCCTCGAGTTCGCCGAGCGATACGATCCGCAGTGGTTCCACACCGACCCCGACCGTGCGGCCGGCTCCATGTACGGGAACCTGATCGCCAGCGGGTGGCACACCGGCGCGATGTCGATGCGGCTGTTCGTCGACGGCTTCCTCGCCGAGACGGCGACCGTCGGCGCGAAGGGGTTGGATCGACTCCGCTGGCCCGCGCCGGTGGTCCCGGGGGACGAACTCACGGTCCACTCGTCGATCCACGGCGTCGACGAGGAGACCGACGAGTACGGGGTGGTCCGCTGGGGCGTCGAAACGACCGCCGGGACGAAGACGGTCCTCGCCATCGAGGCGCTCGTTCTCGTCTCGAAGGCGTAG